One Ornithinicoccus hortensis genomic window, CCGGCACACCCGTGGCACCCCGTCCAACGTGATCGAGACCGACCCGCAGACCTGGCTGGCGCTGGCCACCGGGGCCACCACCTGGGGTGACGCCGTGGGGTCCGGAGCCGTCCGGGCCAGCGGCGGACGGGCCGACCTCACGGCCTACCTGCCCCTCACCGACTGACCGGATCGCCCGCTGACGCGTCCGGTGGCGCACTGGGGCCGCCCGCTCGCACGTCCGGTGGGGTCCTGGGGCCGCCCGCTCACGCGTCCGGTCGGGGGTGGGGGCGGGTGCGCCAGGAGGTACCGTGGGAGGGTGAGCGAGCAGCAGGAGCGGGAGGTCGGCATCCCCGTCGACGAGGTCCCCCGGGGGACGCGGGGCGAGCGTCCGCTCCGGCGGCCCCGGCTGGTGCCGTTCCTGGCGACCGGCGCGCTGCTGGGGTCCTTCCTGGGGTTGCTGCTGGTCGTCTTCGGCACCGAGGTCGAGGATGTGAGCATCGGGCGGGAGACGATCATCCTGGGCGGCATGGGGGCGCTGCTCGGCGGGCTGGTGGGGGCCATCGCCTACCTGGTGGCCGAACGGGTCATCACCCGCTGAGCGGCTGTGGGAGGATTGTCCCGTGGCACGCGGTGACGGACGGCTTTCGCACGATCTGCTTCCCGACGAGAAGGGCCCGCAGGACGCCTGCGGGGTCTTCGGGGTCTGGGCACCCGGGGAAGAGGTCGCCAAACTCGCCTACTACGGGCTCTATGCGCTGCAGCACCGGGGACAGGAGGCAGCCGGGATCGCGGCCAGCGACGGACACTCGCTGCTGGTCTACAAGGATGTCGGCCTGGTCTCCCAGGTCTTCGACGAGTCCAGCCTGGCCTCGCTGCGCGGGCACCTGGCGGTGGGCCACTGCCGGTACTCCACCACGGGCCGCAACTCCTGGGAGAACGCCCAGCCGACGCTCGGCGGCACTTCCCACGGCACGGTCGCCCTGGCCCACAACGGCAACCTGACCAACTCGGCGGAGCTGCGCGAGGAGTTGTCCCGCGCGCACGGCGGCGATCTGCGGCTGGCGCCGGGTGAGGTGCGCCGCGGCAACACCACCGACACCGCCCTGATCACCGGCCTGTTGTCCGCCGAGGAAGACCTGTCGCTGGAGGCCGCGGCGATGAAGGTGCTGCCGATGCTGCGGGGCGCCTTCTCCCTGGTCTTCTGCGACGAGCAGACGCTGTATGCCGCGCGCGACCCGCAGGGGGTCCGTCCCCTGGTGCTGGGCAGGCTGGAGCGCGGCTGGGTGGTGGCCTCCGAGACGGCCGCCCTGGACATCGTCGGCGCCAGCGTCGTGCGCGAGGTGGAGCCGGGCGAGCTGATCGCGATCGACGAGGACGGGCTGCGCACCCAGCAGTTCGCCCCGCCGGTCCGCAAGGGCTGCGTCTTCGAGTACGTCTACCTGGCCCGGCCGGACACCACCCTGAACGGCCGGGAGGTCTACGCCTCCCGGGTGGAGATGGGCCGGCAACTGGCCCGGGAGCACCCGGTCGAGGCGGACATGGTGATGCCGACCCCGGAGTCGGGCACGCCGGCCGCGATCGGCTACGCCGAGCAGTCCGGGATCCCCTACGGCCAGGGCCTGGTGAAGAACGCCTACGTCGGGCGCACCTTCATCGCCCCGAGCCAGACCATCCGGCAGCTCGGCATCCGGCTCAAGCTGAACCCGTTGCGGGACGTCATCAAGGGCAAGCGCCTCGTGGTGGTCGACGACTCGATCGTGCGCGGCAACACCCAGCGGGCGCTGGTGCGGATGTTGCGCGAGGCCGGGGCCGCCGAGGTGCACGTGCGCATCTCCTCCCCGCCGGTGCGCTGGCCCTGCTTCTACGGCATCGACTTCGCCACCCGCGCCGAGCTCATCGCGACCGGGCTGGACGTCGCCGACATCACCGCCTCGATCGGCGCCGACAGCCTGGGCTACATCAGCCAGGAGGGGATGGTCGCGGCCACCGAGCAGCCCCCCGAGACGCTGTGCACCGCGTGTTTCTCGGGGGTCTACCCGATCGAGTTGCCCGCGGAGGACAAGCTGGGCAAGGACGTCCTCGAGCTGGAGTTCTCCGCCCGCACCTGAGCCCCCTTCACTTCGCGCGTCCGCAGCCGCCCCACAGCGTCGGCGTGGACCCGCACCGCACCGACAGCCTGCACGAGGAGACCGGATGACCGACCAGCCGATCACGTATGCCGCTGCGGGGGTGGACGTCGCCGCGGGCGACCGCGCGGTGGACCTGATGAAGTCCGCCGTGGCCCGTGCCCAGCGACCTGAGGTCCTCGGGGGGCTCGGTGGCTTCGCCGGTCTGTTTGACGCCTCGGCACTCACCGGCATGGACCGGCCGGTGCTGGCCACGAGCACCGACGGGGTGGGCACCAAGCTGGCGATCGCCCGTGCCATGGACGTGCACGACACGGTCGGGATCGACCTGGTCGGGATGGTCGTCGACGACATCGTGGTCAGCGGCGCCGAGCCGCTGTTCATGACCGACTACATCGCCTGCGGCAAGGTCGTGCCCGAGCGGATCGCGGCGGTCGTCAGCGGCATCGCCCGCGGCTGCGAGCTGGCCGGGGTGGCCCTGGTCGGCGGCGAGACCGCGGAGCACCCGGGCCTGATGGACGACGACGAGTACGACATCGCCGGTGCCGCGACCGGGGTCGTCGAGCACGACCGGATCCTCGGCCCGCACCGGGTCCAGGACGGTGACGTCGTGCTCGCCCTGGCCTCCTCGGGGCTGCACTCCAACGGCTACTCCCTGGTGCGGCGGGTCGTCGCCGCAGCCGGGTGGGACTGGGACCGGCAGGTCGAGGAGCTGGGTCGCACCCTGGGCGAGGAGGCGCTGGAACCCACCCGGATCTACACCCGCCTGCTGCTCGACATGATCGGGGAGCCGACCGCCGACGGGGAGCGGGTGCACGCGCTGTCGCACGTCACGGGCGGCGGCCTGGCCGCCAACCTTGCCCGGGTCCTGCCGCAGGGCCTGACCGCGACCGTCGACCGGTCGACCTGGACCCCACCCCCGGTCTTCTCGGTGGTCCAGTCCCTGGGCGCGGTCCCACGGGACGACCTGGAGCGAACGCTCAACATGGGGGTCGGCTTCGTCGCGGTGCTGCCGGCCGACCTGGTCGACGCGGCCACCGGCGTCTGTCGAGCCGCTGGGGTCCCCGCGTGGGTCCTGGGCGAGGTGACCTCCGCCACCGACGCGGACGGGCCCGACACCGTCCAGGGCGCCAAGGGCGTCGACGGCGGCAGCGTCCGGATGGTCGGGGAGCACCCCGCCGGCTGACCCCGTTGGTCCTCAGCCGGGTGGCCCGCCGGTAGCCCCACAGCCCGCGGATCCGGGTCAGAGGTCCAGCGGCTCCCAGGTGTGCCCCCCGTCCTCGGTCCGGAAGACGACGCTGGTCCCCACGGACGCGTAACCGGCGACGAGCACCCCGTGGTCCGGGTCCTGGAAGGCGAGGTCCTGGACGGGGCCGGTGTCCTCGGCAAACAGGGTGGTCTCCCAGGTCTGTCCTCTGTCGAAGGTCATGTGCACGATCCCCGCGTCGCCACCGGTAGCTCCGATCGCCACCACGCCGGCTCCGACGGTGGCGAAGTCGCTGGTCAGACCCTGGTCGGGCGGGGTCGTGCCGACCGGGTCGAAGGTGCCGTCGCCGCCGGAGACCCGGAGCTCCTTCGCCATCCGCCCGCGCCCCGGGTTCTCGCTGCAGAGCACGTACTGGTGCGCCTCGTCGGCGAAACCGAAGAACTGGGTGGCCAGCTCCCCGCACGGCGCATCGATCTCCTCCAGGTCGGTGGCATCGGGTCCGGCCCAGGCGTGGGCCGGCGTGCCGTAACCGGTCTCACCGACCAGCCGCGGACCCCCGGGGTCGACCGCGATGTCGCTCATCACCGACGACAGCGAGGTCTGCACCTCGGCCGAGACACCCGGCACGGGTTCCCAGGAGGATCGCGTGCCCGGGGTGCGCCAGAGGGTGGTGGTGAGTTGGTCGCCCGCCGCGGTGTGCGCCGCGAGGTAGATCCCCTCCGAGGTGGCAGCCAGGTCCCCGACGGCGTCCGCCGGCAGGTCGACCGGTCGCCAGGACCCGCCGCCGTCCGTGCTGATCACGGTCTCCTCGGTGTTGCTCGCCACCAGGGTGGTCACCCACCGGGACTGGGTGGCCACCAGGT contains:
- the purM gene encoding phosphoribosylformylglycinamidine cyclo-ligase, translating into MTDQPITYAAAGVDVAAGDRAVDLMKSAVARAQRPEVLGGLGGFAGLFDASALTGMDRPVLATSTDGVGTKLAIARAMDVHDTVGIDLVGMVVDDIVVSGAEPLFMTDYIACGKVVPERIAAVVSGIARGCELAGVALVGGETAEHPGLMDDDEYDIAGAATGVVEHDRILGPHRVQDGDVVLALASSGLHSNGYSLVRRVVAAAGWDWDRQVEELGRTLGEEALEPTRIYTRLLLDMIGEPTADGERVHALSHVTGGGLAANLARVLPQGLTATVDRSTWTPPPVFSVVQSLGAVPRDDLERTLNMGVGFVAVLPADLVDAATGVCRAAGVPAWVLGEVTSATDADGPDTVQGAKGVDGGSVRMVGEHPAG
- the purF gene encoding amidophosphoribosyltransferase; the encoded protein is MARGDGRLSHDLLPDEKGPQDACGVFGVWAPGEEVAKLAYYGLYALQHRGQEAAGIAASDGHSLLVYKDVGLVSQVFDESSLASLRGHLAVGHCRYSTTGRNSWENAQPTLGGTSHGTVALAHNGNLTNSAELREELSRAHGGDLRLAPGEVRRGNTTDTALITGLLSAEEDLSLEAAAMKVLPMLRGAFSLVFCDEQTLYAARDPQGVRPLVLGRLERGWVVASETAALDIVGASVVREVEPGELIAIDEDGLRTQQFAPPVRKGCVFEYVYLARPDTTLNGREVYASRVEMGRQLAREHPVEADMVMPTPESGTPAAIGYAEQSGIPYGQGLVKNAYVGRTFIAPSQTIRQLGIRLKLNPLRDVIKGKRLVVVDDSIVRGNTQRALVRMLREAGAAEVHVRISSPPVRWPCFYGIDFATRAELIATGLDVADITASIGADSLGYISQEGMVAATEQPPETLCTACFSGVYPIELPAEDKLGKDVLELEFSART
- a CDS encoding WD40/YVTN/BNR-like repeat-containing protein codes for the protein MRRLRYSIPTAALLALGLALGGGAAGAADPPHHGATTVPDGFSPAATSWVSPQQGWVLGYAPCAEGSCASVLHTMNGGSSWSTMRPPGLHPSEFGNVSHLVATQSRWVTTLVASNTEETVISTDGGGSWRPVDLPADAVGDLAATSEGIYLAAHTAAGDQLTTTLWRTPGTRSSWEPVPGVSAEVQTSLSSVMSDIAVDPGGPRLVGETGYGTPAHAWAGPDATDLEEIDAPCGELATQFFGFADEAHQYVLCSENPGRGRMAKELRVSGGDGTFDPVGTTPPDQGLTSDFATVGAGVVAIGATGGDAGIVHMTFDRGQTWETTLFAEDTGPVQDLAFQDPDHGVLVAGYASVGTSVVFRTEDGGHTWEPLDL